The DNA sequence GGGTGCCTTCCCGCTGCCGCCAGCTCCGATCCCCGGTGGCGGCAGGGAACAGGGTACGGGCGCCGCGCCGGCTGGATGCCGCCGTCATAACGACCGGGCCTGTTCGCGGACGAGACCGAGATAGCGCGCGATCGCCTCGGCCCGGTTCGCGGCATGCAGCTTGCGCAGGATGTGCTTCACGTGGGACTTCACCGTCGTCTCCGACACCGTCAGGCGATTCGCGATCTCGGCGTTCGTCGCACCGCTCGCCAGCAGACGAAGGACGTCGTGCTCGCGGGGGGTGAGACCGTCGAGGGGGCGCGGCAGCGCCGCGGTGACCTCCAGGGTGGCTGGCAGCGATGGCAGACCTTGCACGCCGGCACCGCCAGCCGGCGTGATGACCCGTTCCAGGCGCAACGGCGACGTCGTCAGCCCGGTGCCGGTGCTGCGCAGGGCCGAGAACGCCGCCGTGACCTGTTCCTGTTGCAACGTCAGCCGATCCAGGGCGACCGCTCGCTCGATGATCAGGCCGAGGCCGTCGGCGAAGGTCTGGAGGAGGTCACGATCGGCCGTGGTGAGCGGCCGCCGGCAGGTGTGGCGATCGGCATGGAGATACCCCAGCACGGTGTCGGCGGCCTGGACCGCGGCGACCACGTATTCCCGGGTGCCGGACACCTCCACCAGCGGTCGACACAGCCGCGGCTCAGCCTGCGCGTCGAGCACGAGCGCGGGCGCCCGACGGCGCAGCAGCTCGGCCTCCGGCATCGAGGAGGTCAGGGGGATGACGCGGGAGCGCAGGAAATCGCCCAGCGCGGCGTTGACCGGGTCGTCCACACCGCATTCGACGTGCAGCGCGATGGGCACCCATGTCGAGCCCCGGACACCGGAGACCAGGGCCCGATCGAAACCACCGGCGACGCACAGCGCCCGTGGCGCCGCGGCGAGCGCCTCGCTGGGGGAGCCGGCTTCGCGCAGCGCCGCGAGCTCGTCACGAAGGCGTGCCTGCGCGGAGGCCTGTGCATGGAGCAGGCAGGCCCGCAGTTCCGCGGCCGCGGCGCCGAGATCAGCCAGCGGATCCGGGTTCGTCGGCCCGCCGGGGAGCACTGGGTGAGAAACCGACGGCACAGCAGCACCGAACCCGCCAGCCGCGGCTGACGCGCGCAGCGTCGCCAACAGCCGGCGGCGACGCTCGGCGAGCGGGTCCACCCCAACTGTCGGCTCCGGTGTCACGCCCCCGCCCTCCGCTCGTGATCCAGTGATTCCGGCGGCCCTTCTTCACGCGGCCCTCGCCGGTGCCCCTTCGGGTAAGAGGCACGATGTGTTCCGAGATTTACTTTTGGTGAGAGTAGTGACCCCGATCACCTTGGTCAAGACGCTGGCGCCGAATCGGCGAGCATGCGCAGACACGCAGCGTGCAGCACCGCCTCCAGCTCGGGCACCTCGCGCAGATGGGGCGTTCGGGCGACGTCGTTCACCATCGTGAGCACCGCGTGCACGCGGTAGAGCGCGTCGGCGCGGTCGAGTTCCGGCCGCACCGCCCGCAGCAGGCGCAGCCATTCCGCGATGTAGGTCTGCGTGGTGGTGTGGACCTGCTGGCGCTGCTCCTCGGGCAGGCAGTTCGTCTCGGCGACGAGGACGCTGACCAGGTCGGGATGTGACATCGCGAAGTCGATGTAGGTGCCGGCGGCGTTGGCGAGCCCCGCCTCGGGGGTGCTCGCTGAGTGCAGTGAAGTTGACATGGTCAGCGACATCGCCGAGGCCGTCCGGACGACGATGGTGACGAGCAGGTCGGCCTTCGTGGCGAAGTGCCGGTATACGGCGGCGCTGCTCACCCCCACGGCGGCTCCGATCTCCTCGGTCGTCACACCCTGGTATCCGCGTTGCCCGAACAGCTGGGCCGCCGCTGCCACCAGTGCCTCCCTGCGGGTTCCGGGCGGCAGCCCGGTCACGGCACTGCCGCCCGGGCTCGCGGGACGGCCTGCCGGGCGCCGTGTCCCGGGCAGGCGCCCGTGGCCGGGCACCCCGGCCACCCACCCGGTGGGTACCTGCGCAGCGAGCGCCGCCGTGGTGTGCAGCTGCACGGCGGGCACTGGAGTGCGACAGACCGCGAGCGCGAGGCGGGCCAGCAGCGCCGCGGCCGCGTCCTCGGAAACCAGGGTGATGCCGTGATACGCCGGACTCGTCAGGACCCCCAGCGTGCACCAGGCCAGGAGTTCGGCATGGCGGCGCTCGACCTCCGGCCGGTCGTCAGCAATCACATCGACAAGCTGGGTGAGGAAGTTGAAGAAGCGCTTCCTCATCGGGGTGCGCAGCGCCTCGCTCAGATAACGGCTCTCCCGGGTCCAGAGCGCTCCCAGCTCGCGGCGCTGCGCCGAGATCGCGGCCAGTTCGGCGACCACCTGGCAGAGGCCGACGCCCTCGCGGCCCGCGACGACGGCCGCCCGGTCGAAACTGTCCGACAGAGCCTGCGCGAGGAGCTCCTCCTTGCTGCGGAAGTGCCGGTACAGGGCGCCGGCGGTGACCCCGACCGAAGCGGCGATCTCCTCGGTGCCCACGTTGGGATAACCGGACTGGTAGAACAGCGCGCTCGCGGCCAGAAGGATCTGGGCCCTGCGGTCGCGTGGGCGAGGCGTGCGGGCGATCGCCCCGCGGCCGTTCGTCGCCATCCGAGCCCCTCCTCGCCGTCTGTGTATGCAGGAGACGATCCGGCAGTCCCGCCCACGCTGTCCATCATTGACCCAGTAGGTTACTGGTGATTTACTTCGTGCCGATGCGGAATGTCCGGGTCGTGCTGGAGGAGCGAGTATGCGAGTCGACGCGAACATCGGTGGGGCCGGTGACGGCGTCGGCGACGCGACGATCTCCGCGGTGGCGGACCAGGTCCACCAGGCCGAACGGGTCGGCTTCGACGGGGTATGGGCGCCCGAGATCAACCGCGACCCCTTCCTCCCGCTGCTGATCGCGGCCGACCGCTCGTCCCGGCTCGACCTCGGCAGCGCCATCGCCGTCGCCTTCGCGCGCAACCCCATGTCCACAGCCATGATTGCTAACGACCTGGCCGGCTACAGCTCGGGTCGTTTCATCCTCGGTCTGGGCTCCCAGGTTCGTCCGCACATCGAGCGGCGCTTCGGCATGCCCTGGTCCGCCCCGGCGGCCCGGATGCGCGAGTTCGTGCTCGCGCTGCGGGCGATCTGGCGCAGCTGGTACGACGGTGAACCATTGGACTTCCGCGGCGAGATCTACCAGCACACCCTCATGACGCCGATGTTCAGCCCCAGGCCGAACCCGCTCGGGCCGCCACCGGTCATGGTCGCCGCCGTGGGGCCGAAAATGACCGCCGTCGCCGCCGAGGTCGCTGACGGGATGCTCATACACGGATTCACCACGGAGCGGTATCTGCGTGAGGTCACCGTGCCGGAGGTGAAATCTGTACTGCATGCCCACGGCCGCTCCCGCGA is a window from the Parafrankia irregularis genome containing:
- a CDS encoding TetR/AcrR family transcriptional regulator; this translates as MATNGRGAIARTPRPRDRRAQILLAASALFYQSGYPNVGTEEIAASVGVTAGALYRHFRSKEELLAQALSDSFDRAAVVAGREGVGLCQVVAELAAISAQRRELGALWTRESRYLSEALRTPMRKRFFNFLTQLVDVIADDRPEVERRHAELLAWCTLGVLTSPAYHGITLVSEDAAAALLARLALAVCRTPVPAVQLHTTAALAAQVPTGWVAGVPGHGRLPGTRRPAGRPASPGGSAVTGLPPGTRREALVAAAAQLFGQRGYQGVTTEEIGAAVGVSSAAVYRHFATKADLLVTIVVRTASAMSLTMSTSLHSASTPEAGLANAAGTYIDFAMSHPDLVSVLVAETNCLPEEQRQQVHTTTQTYIAEWLRLLRAVRPELDRADALYRVHAVLTMVNDVARTPHLREVPELEAVLHAACLRMLADSAPAS
- a CDS encoding helix-turn-helix transcriptional regulator; this translates as MTPEPTVGVDPLAERRRRLLATLRASAAAGGFGAAVPSVSHPVLPGGPTNPDPLADLGAAAAELRACLLHAQASAQARLRDELAALREAGSPSEALAAAPRALCVAGGFDRALVSGVRGSTWVPIALHVECGVDDPVNAALGDFLRSRVIPLTSSMPEAELLRRRAPALVLDAQAEPRLCRPLVEVSGTREYVVAAVQAADTVLGYLHADRHTCRRPLTTADRDLLQTFADGLGLIIERAVALDRLTLQQEQVTAAFSALRSTGTGLTTSPLRLERVITPAGGAGVQGLPSLPATLEVTAALPRPLDGLTPREHDVLRLLASGATNAEIANRLTVSETTVKSHVKHILRKLHAANRAEAIARYLGLVREQARSL
- a CDS encoding TIGR03617 family F420-dependent LLM class oxidoreductase, with translation MRVDANIGGAGDGVGDATISAVADQVHQAERVGFDGVWAPEINRDPFLPLLIAADRSSRLDLGSAIAVAFARNPMSTAMIANDLAGYSSGRFILGLGSQVRPHIERRFGMPWSAPAARMREFVLALRAIWRSWYDGEPLDFRGEIYQHTLMTPMFSPRPNPLGPPPVMVAAVGPKMTAVAAEVADGMLIHGFTTERYLREVTVPEVKSVLHAHGRSREQFTLSYPGFVVTGADERSIRQGIAATRRRIAFYGSTPAYRGVLDLHGWGDLHVELHRLSRRNEWAAMADLVDDTVLNAFAVVGEPAEVAKEIRRRFEGLVDRFTLYLPDELPEQTQHEVVAGIRAR